A window of the Lactuca sativa cultivar Salinas chromosome 5, Lsat_Salinas_v11, whole genome shotgun sequence genome harbors these coding sequences:
- the LOC111897513 gene encoding ubiquinol oxidase 2, mitochondrial-like, with protein sequence MMSRGATTVVRSVMGQMGPRLFSTAAGNASITGVMRANAGLIGSEKAVVTWWITSSPIGARHASTMTLGEKVQQPDQKEEATGSGGAAAGGQKGKEVVSYWGVQPPKVTKEDGSEWKWHCFRPWETYQADLSIDLKKHHTPTTFLDKLAYWTVKSLRFPTDVFFQKRYGCRAMMLETVAAVPGMVGGMLLHCKSLRRFEPSGGWIKALLEEAENERMHLMTFMEVSKPRWYERALVFTVQGVFFNAYFLAYLASPKLAHRIVGYLEEEAIHSYTEFLKELDKGTIENVKAPAIAIDYWRLPADSTLRDVVMVVRADEAHHRDVNHFASDIHYQGLELKDSPAPIGYH encoded by the exons ATGATGAGTCGTGGAGCAACGACTGTAGTCCGATCAGTGATGGGTCAAATGGGTCCACGTTTGTTTTCAACCGCAGCTGGAAACGCTTCCATTACCGGTGTGATGAGAGCAAACGCTGGCCTCATCGGATCTGAAAAGGCGGTGGTGACATGGTGGATCACGTCGTCTCCGATTGGCGCTCGCCATGCGAGTACGATGACATTGGGGGAGAAAGTACAGCAGCCGGATCAGAAGGAAGAGGCAACTGGTAGCGGCGGCGCAGCCGCCGGTGGTCAGAAAGGTAAAGAGGTCGTCAGTTACTGGGGTGTACAACCACCTAAAGTTACGAAGGAGGATGGTTCAGAATGGAAGTGGCATTGCTTCAGG CCATGGGAGACATACCAAGCAGATCTCTCGATCGATCTAAAGAAGCACCATACTCCGACGACGTTTTTGGATAAACTAGCATACTGGACTGTCAAATCTCTCCGTTTCCCTACCGATGTTTTCTTTCAG AAACGATATGGATGTCGAGCAATGATGCTTGAAACCGTCGCCGCCGTTCCCGGAATGGTCGGAGGAATGCTCCTTCACTGTAAATCCCTCCGACGTTTCGAGCCCAGTGGTGGGTGGATCAAAGCTCTATTAGAAGAAGCAGAGAACGAAAGAATGCATCTAATGACTTTCATGGAGGTTTCCAAACCAAGGTGGTACGAACGTGCCCTGGTTTTCACTGTTCAAGGCGTCTTCTTCAACGCCTACTTTCTCGCATATCTTGCTTCTCCTAAACTAGCGCACAGAATCGTGGGATACCTTGAGGAAGAAGCAATTCATTCATACACTGAGTTCTTGAAGGAGCTTGACAAAGGAACCATTGAAAACGTCAAAGCTCCAGCAATTGCTATCGATTATTGGCGTCTTCCTGCTGATTCAACTCTTCGTGATGTTGTCATGGTTGTGAGAGCAGATGAAGCTCATCATCGTGATGTTAATCACTTTGCTTCG GACATTCATTATCAAGGACTTGAGCTTAAAGATTCTCCAGCTCCTATAGGATACCATTGA